The genomic segment CAATCATGCGCAGCGTCGTGGTCTTCCCGCAGCCGGACGGGCCGAGAAGGAAGACGAATTCACCATTGTTGACGGTGATATTCACATCGTTGACGGCCTGGAAAGCACCGAACTGCTTCATGAGGCTGTTGATCTCGATTTCAGCCATGGTGGCACTCCAATGTCTTGCCTGCGCTGGTGGGGAGAGGGATCATTTGCGCACGACCCCCTGCGATAGACCGCTGATCAACTGACGCTGCAGCAACAGGACGAACAGGATGAGCGGCGCGGTGATGAGGACCACGGCAGCGCCCAGTACGTTCCACTTGATATCGGCACCGATGGAATAGGCCATGATGGCCGGCGGCATGGTCTTCGCCTGGTTGCTGGTCAGGAAGGTGGCAAAAGCGAACTCGTTCCATGAGAGGATCATCACGAAGATCGCGGTTGCCGTGATCGACGGTGCCATGATCGGCAACGTGACCTTGCGGAAGGCCGCAAACCAGGTGTCGCCATCCACCATGGCGGATTCCTCGTAGCGGCGCGGAATATCGCGGAAATAACCGGTCAGCATCCATACGACGAAGGGAAGCTGCATGGCGGTGTAGAGAATGATCAACCCCAGCAGAGTGTCGAGCAAGCCGGCAGTCTGGAATGTCACGAAGATCGGGATGAGCACGGCGACCGGCGGCATCATGCGGTTGGTGAGCACCCAGAAGGAAACGTCGTCTCGTCCCGGAAAATCATAGCGTGCCAGCGCATAGGCGCAGAACATGCCGATCGTCACGGAGAAGAAGGTGGAAGCGAGCGACACCACGACACTGTTGAAGAAGTTCTTCATGATCCCCTTCTCGAAGATCAGGTAATCGAAGGCTTCCAGAGACGGCGTGAAGAACCAGATAGGCGTGGCGGACGAGGAAGTCGCGCCATCCATGAAGCCGGTCATCACGACCCGCAAATAGGGCAGGAAATTGACGACGCAGACGAGGATGAGAACGACATAAACCCACCAGTTGCGCTGCACCGGCGGTGCACTGGGCGATTCCGGCATGGAACTGAGCTTCATCATGGCAACCTCCTATTCGGCCACTTCGGTCTTGGACCGGAAGACGCGGATGAACACGAAGCTCATCACGATGATGATCATCATCATGATCAGCGAGAGCGCTGCGGCCTTCGATGCATCGAAGAACTCGAGGCCCGTCTTGGTGAGAAACACGTTGAGTGTGGTGGTGGCATTGCCTGGCCCGCCACGGGTCATGATGACGATCAATTCGTACGTGCGGAAGGCATCCATGGTGCGGATGATCACGGCAATCAGGATCGCCGGACGCAGCAGCGGCATGGTAATCGTCCAGAACACGCGCCAGGATCCCGCACCGTCGATTTCCGCTGCCTCATAGGGCTGACGGGGGATGGAGGCGAGCCCCGCCGACAGCA from the Shinella zoogloeoides genome contains:
- a CDS encoding carbohydrate ABC transporter permease, with the protein product MMKLSSMPESPSAPPVQRNWWVYVVLILVCVVNFLPYLRVVMTGFMDGATSSSATPIWFFTPSLEAFDYLIFEKGIMKNFFNSVVVSLASTFFSVTIGMFCAYALARYDFPGRDDVSFWVLTNRMMPPVAVLIPIFVTFQTAGLLDTLLGLIILYTAMQLPFVVWMLTGYFRDIPRRYEESAMVDGDTWFAAFRKVTLPIMAPSITATAIFVMILSWNEFAFATFLTSNQAKTMPPAIMAYSIGADIKWNVLGAAVVLITAPLILFVLLLQRQLISGLSQGVVRK